In Nocardioides sp., the following proteins share a genomic window:
- a CDS encoding type IV toxin-antitoxin system AbiEi family antitoxin domain-containing protein — MEFRPQLDTLLSEQAGVVRRAQLDECGYRPADVQRLVRNRLLNRVHPGVYLDHTGEPSWLQSAWAGVLAVWPAALVHGSALRAYEGPGRRGDSAALLQVGVDRARHVVAPLGVQVHRVPRFHERVQWNLGPPRMRYDDAALEVAIRSATDLDAIAVLSRAVQGRRTTAGRLLEVLDARPRASRRAWLTAVLKDIDEGTCSVLEHGYLTLVERAHGLPVASRQLPGTSTQGLLYRDAAYDFDLLIELDGRLDHDSVADRERDFERDLDAAVSGFDTRRISWGQVYERPCSTAGKIAVLLARRGWERRPQACGPGCDVSAWFDRAS, encoded by the coding sequence ATGGAGTTTCGGCCTCAACTCGACACACTGCTCAGCGAGCAGGCTGGCGTGGTGCGACGAGCCCAGCTCGACGAATGCGGATATCGGCCGGCCGATGTGCAGCGGCTCGTGCGCAACCGGTTGCTCAACCGGGTGCATCCCGGCGTCTACCTCGATCACACGGGTGAGCCATCGTGGCTGCAATCCGCATGGGCCGGCGTACTCGCGGTGTGGCCCGCCGCTTTGGTGCATGGTTCGGCCCTGCGGGCGTACGAGGGTCCGGGTCGGCGCGGCGACTCAGCAGCGCTGCTCCAGGTCGGAGTCGACCGGGCGCGCCACGTCGTCGCACCCCTCGGCGTGCAGGTGCATCGGGTCCCTCGCTTCCATGAGCGAGTCCAATGGAATCTCGGGCCGCCGAGAATGCGCTATGACGATGCTGCGCTCGAGGTCGCCATCCGGAGCGCGACAGACCTCGACGCCATCGCCGTGCTGAGCAGAGCGGTGCAGGGCAGGCGTACGACCGCGGGTCGCCTGCTGGAAGTCCTCGACGCGCGACCACGAGCCAGCCGCCGCGCGTGGTTGACCGCGGTGCTCAAGGACATCGACGAGGGGACGTGCTCGGTTCTGGAGCATGGCTATTTGACCCTCGTCGAGCGAGCGCACGGGCTGCCGGTCGCCTCGCGTCAACTCCCCGGCACATCAACTCAGGGACTGCTCTATCGCGACGCGGCCTACGACTTCGACTTGTTGATCGAACTCGACGGAAGGCTCGACCATGATTCGGTCGCCGACCGAGAGCGAGACTTCGAGCGGGATCTGGATGCGGCGGTTTCGGGCTTCGACACCCGGCGGATCTCTTGGGGCCAGGTCTACGAGCGGCCGTGTTCGACCGCCGGCAAGATCGCGGTGCTCCTGGCCCGTCGGGGCTGGGAGCGCCGCCCGCAGGCTTGCGGTCCGGGGTGTGACGTGTCGGCCTGGTTCGACAGGGCGAGTTGA
- a CDS encoding FAD-binding oxidoreductase codes for MGRALTSLWSAHPDLPNLAREPLSGDRDCDVAIVGAGFTGLWTALSLLEQDPTLRIMVLEAERVGFGASGRNGGWASALFPASLTTMAALPSSSRAAALGLHHAMVDSVDQVTARCASWGVPCARGGTIVLARSGAQLRRAEDEVAYARSWGLHDPILLDAASARARLRASKTLGATYTPHCAAIHPLLLATRLAEAVEARGGVIHERTRVTAIEPGRAVTAHGTVKAEVVVRATEGYTPSLAGARRAIAPVYSLIIATEPLPAAVWDEIGLARRETFSDHRHLIIYGQRTADDRMVFGGRGAPYHFGSRVRASYDSEPRVFASLRSTLVDLFPALSSARIEYAWGGPLGIARDWIASVGLDRGSGIAWAGGYVGDGVTTTNLAGRTLADLILGRPSELTRLPWVGHRSPRWEPEPLRWLGVNTGLRAMTLADAEERLTRRRSVLARLMAPLVGGH; via the coding sequence CTGGGGCGTGCGCTGACCTCGCTGTGGTCCGCGCACCCGGACCTGCCCAATCTTGCGCGCGAACCGCTGTCGGGTGATCGCGACTGCGACGTCGCGATCGTAGGAGCCGGCTTCACGGGCCTGTGGACCGCGTTGTCACTGCTGGAGCAGGATCCCACTTTGCGGATCATGGTGTTGGAGGCCGAACGCGTCGGCTTCGGAGCCTCGGGACGCAACGGCGGTTGGGCCTCCGCGCTCTTCCCCGCTTCGTTGACCACGATGGCGGCGCTGCCTTCCTCCTCGCGCGCGGCCGCGTTGGGCCTGCACCACGCGATGGTGGACTCCGTCGACCAGGTGACCGCTCGCTGCGCCTCATGGGGGGTGCCGTGCGCGCGGGGCGGCACGATCGTGCTGGCGCGCAGCGGCGCACAACTGCGGCGCGCTGAGGACGAGGTGGCGTACGCCCGCTCGTGGGGTCTGCACGATCCGATCCTGCTGGACGCTGCCTCGGCCCGCGCCCGGTTGCGCGCGTCGAAGACGCTCGGGGCGACGTACACCCCGCACTGTGCCGCGATCCACCCGTTGTTGCTCGCGACCCGGCTCGCCGAGGCTGTGGAGGCTCGCGGGGGCGTAATCCACGAACGCACCCGCGTCACCGCGATCGAGCCCGGCCGCGCCGTGACGGCGCACGGCACGGTGAAGGCCGAGGTGGTGGTGCGGGCGACGGAGGGCTACACGCCGTCGCTGGCGGGGGCACGGCGCGCGATCGCACCGGTGTATTCGCTGATCATCGCGACCGAGCCACTGCCCGCCGCGGTCTGGGACGAGATCGGACTGGCCCGTCGCGAGACGTTCTCCGACCACCGACACCTGATCATCTATGGCCAGCGCACGGCCGACGACCGGATGGTCTTCGGTGGTCGTGGCGCGCCTTATCACTTCGGCTCGCGGGTGCGAGCGTCGTACGACAGCGAGCCCCGCGTGTTCGCGTCGTTGCGTTCAACCCTCGTGGACCTCTTCCCGGCGCTGTCGTCAGCCCGGATCGAGTACGCCTGGGGCGGCCCGCTCGGCATCGCACGGGACTGGATCGCGTCGGTCGGTCTCGATCGCGGGTCCGGGATCGCGTGGGCGGGTGGCTATGTGGGTGACGGGGTGACGACCACCAACCTGGCCGGCCGGACGCTGGCCGACCTGATCCTGGGCCGCCCCTCGGAGCTGACCAGGCTGCCGTGGGTCGGGCATCGTTCACCGCGTTGGGAGCCCGAACCACTGCGCTGGCTGGGGGTCAACACGGGTCTGCGGGCGATGACTCTCGCCGACGCGGAGGAGCGGTTGACGCGCCGCCGCTCGGTGCTGGCCCGGCTGATGGCGCCACTGGTCGGTGGACACTAG
- a CDS encoding Lrp/AsnC family transcriptional regulator — MPERSRPHLDDVAKAIIEQLQQDGRRSYAAIGKVVGLSEAAVRQRVQRLTDAGVMQVVAVTDPLELGFARQAMIGVTVRGSLSRVVADIADLDEVDYVVVTAGKYDLLVEAVCESDEALLTLISDKIRAIEGVETTETFMYLQLVKQTYSWGVR, encoded by the coding sequence GTGCCTGAGCGCTCCCGACCCCATCTCGATGACGTCGCCAAGGCCATCATCGAGCAACTTCAACAGGACGGTCGACGTTCGTACGCCGCCATCGGCAAGGTGGTCGGCCTCTCCGAGGCCGCCGTCAGGCAACGCGTGCAGCGACTCACCGACGCCGGCGTGATGCAGGTCGTCGCGGTGACGGACCCCCTCGAGCTCGGCTTCGCCCGGCAGGCCATGATCGGGGTGACCGTGCGAGGCTCGCTGTCACGCGTGGTGGCCGACATCGCCGACCTGGACGAGGTCGACTACGTCGTGGTGACGGCAGGCAAGTACGACCTGCTGGTCGAGGCCGTCTGCGAGAGCGACGAGGCGCTGCTGACCCTGATCTCCGACAAGATCCGCGCCATCGAGGGCGTGGAGACCACCGAGACGTTCATGTATCTGCAGTTGGTCAAGCAGACGTACTCCTGGGGCGTGCGCTGA
- a CDS encoding ABC transporter ATP-binding protein, with translation MSKAADEMESNTRDGSYAGLRMRALTKEFANFTAVRSLDLDIPAGSFFALLGPSGCGKTTTLRMVAGLETPTSGSIMLGDQDITYAKPYQRPVNTVFQNYALFPHLDIFENVAFGLRRRKVKDVETQVKEMLDLVELGSQARKKPAQMSGGQQQRVALARALINRPEVLLLDEPLGALDLKLRRAMQIELKRIQTEVGLTFVHVTHDQEEAMTMADTIAVMNHGVIEQMGAPEELYENPQTTFVANFLGQSNLIEADVKNRSADVVTVDMHGIDVSIPAQRVHAEGDQGWVGIRPEKVLIGDEGEALDAPGNTVPGGVVTDVSFVGVSTQYLVRMPWGQELQVFEQNTGRRRIFAVGDKVELSWRPEYAFLLDHAQDANAGADLGDD, from the coding sequence ATGTCCAAGGCGGCTGACGAGATGGAGTCCAACACCCGCGACGGGTCGTACGCAGGGCTGCGGATGCGCGCACTGACCAAGGAGTTCGCCAACTTCACGGCCGTACGCTCCCTCGACCTCGACATTCCGGCGGGGTCGTTCTTCGCGCTGCTCGGGCCTTCTGGTTGTGGCAAGACGACGACGCTGCGGATGGTGGCGGGTCTGGAGACTCCGACGTCTGGCTCGATCATGCTCGGGGATCAAGACATCACCTACGCCAAGCCCTACCAGCGCCCGGTCAACACCGTCTTCCAGAACTACGCGCTGTTCCCGCACCTCGACATCTTCGAGAACGTCGCGTTCGGGCTGCGTCGGCGCAAGGTCAAGGATGTCGAGACGCAGGTCAAGGAGATGCTCGACCTGGTCGAACTCGGCAGCCAGGCTCGCAAGAAGCCGGCTCAGATGTCAGGTGGTCAGCAGCAGCGGGTCGCGCTCGCGCGCGCGTTGATCAACCGGCCCGAGGTGCTGCTGCTCGACGAGCCGCTCGGTGCGCTCGACCTCAAGTTGCGCCGGGCCATGCAGATCGAGCTCAAGCGGATCCAGACCGAGGTCGGTCTGACCTTCGTCCACGTCACCCACGACCAGGAGGAGGCCATGACGATGGCCGACACCATCGCGGTGATGAACCACGGCGTGATCGAACAGATGGGCGCTCCCGAAGAGCTGTACGAGAACCCGCAGACGACCTTCGTGGCGAACTTCCTCGGTCAGTCCAACCTGATCGAGGCCGATGTCAAGAACCGTTCCGCCGACGTCGTCACGGTCGACATGCACGGCATCGACGTCTCGATCCCGGCCCAGCGGGTGCACGCCGAGGGCGACCAGGGGTGGGTCGGCATCCGACCCGAGAAGGTGCTGATCGGCGACGAGGGCGAGGCGCTCGACGCACCGGGCAACACCGTGCCCGGTGGTGTGGTGACCGACGTGTCGTTCGTCGGGGTCAGCACGCAATACCTCGTACGAATGCCGTGGGGCCAAGAACTCCAGGTCTTCGAGCAGAACACCGGTCGCCGCCGGATCTTCGCGGTCGGCGACAAGGTGGAACTGTCCTGGCGTCCTGAGTACGCCTTCCTCCTCGACCACGCCCAGGACGCCAATGCCGGCGCCGACCTGGGTGACGACTGA
- the ddaH gene encoding dimethylargininase, which translates to MDNRQALVRRPSPRLAEGLLTHLERAPVDVDLAFAQWEAYVSALQDAGWETIEVPSADGCPDAAFVEDTVVMYGDLAVITRPGADERKPEVEATEATLRSLGYRIARIETPGTLDGGDVLKYDGTVWVGHGGRTNPEGIAQLAAHLAPLGAAVITVSLTRVLHLKSAVTALPDGTVIGYAPVVDDPSVWDSFVGMPEEPGAHVVLLGAGADGRERVLMSAAAPRSRALFEDRGLDVIAVDISEFEKLEGCVTCLSVRLRHRPSAIGHGPSA; encoded by the coding sequence ATGGACAATCGCCAGGCCCTCGTACGCCGCCCCTCCCCTCGTCTCGCCGAGGGCCTGCTGACCCATCTCGAACGCGCGCCGGTCGACGTGGACCTGGCCTTCGCACAGTGGGAGGCGTACGTCAGCGCTCTCCAGGACGCGGGCTGGGAGACCATCGAGGTGCCGTCGGCCGACGGCTGCCCGGACGCGGCCTTCGTCGAGGACACGGTAGTGATGTACGGCGATCTGGCCGTGATCACCCGTCCAGGAGCTGACGAGCGCAAGCCGGAGGTGGAGGCGACCGAAGCGACCCTGCGCTCGCTCGGCTACCGGATCGCGCGGATCGAGACCCCGGGCACACTCGACGGTGGTGACGTGCTCAAGTACGACGGCACCGTGTGGGTCGGGCACGGCGGGCGTACGAATCCCGAAGGGATCGCGCAGTTGGCCGCTCACCTTGCTCCGCTCGGCGCTGCGGTGATCACGGTCTCGCTGACACGCGTCCTGCACCTGAAGTCGGCCGTCACGGCACTGCCGGACGGCACGGTGATCGGGTATGCGCCGGTCGTAGATGATCCCTCTGTGTGGGACTCCTTCGTCGGCATGCCCGAGGAGCCCGGGGCACACGTGGTGCTCCTCGGAGCGGGAGCCGATGGTCGCGAGCGCGTGCTGATGTCGGCTGCGGCTCCTCGATCACGCGCACTCTTCGAGGATCGCGGGCTCGACGTGATCGCCGTGGACATCAGCGAGTTCGAGAAACTCGAAGGTTGCGTGACCTGCCTGTCGGTGCGGCTGCGGCACCGGCCATCGGCCATCGGCCATGGGCCATCGGCCTGA
- a CDS encoding spermidine/putrescine ABC transporter substrate-binding protein produces the protein MGRLSRRTLLRGAGGAAFAAGSLAALKLPFFDTPSGVQDPAKCMARDVSESSKRLIVSNWPAYIDPRKKQNGTFQTFMRETGIDVTYNDDVNDNTDFYAKIKNQLSSCQPVGRDIMIVTDWMAARLIDLGWIQPLDLSKLPNVTANLLPTLKGKAWDPQDNHHVPWQSGFTGIAYNSKVTGEVSSFAELLDRKDLKGKVTLLTEMRDTMAFVLKVIGADPEKFNDDEWKQAIERLEKAVKDGQVRAFNGNDYLNDLASGNTAACEAWSGDVIVTQLENPDIKWVPMPEEGLSFWSDNMMIPNMASHQANAEKWMNFYYEPEIAAKLAAWNYYISPVEGALEYMKKIDPEAAESPLIFPDKEVLANTFDFMALDDRQTTEYERDWANVQGG, from the coding sequence ATGGGGAGGCTGTCGCGCCGCACGTTGCTTCGGGGCGCGGGTGGTGCCGCCTTCGCAGCCGGCAGTCTGGCGGCCTTGAAGTTGCCGTTCTTCGACACGCCGAGCGGGGTGCAGGATCCCGCCAAGTGCATGGCCAGGGACGTCTCCGAGTCCAGCAAGAGGCTCATCGTCAGCAACTGGCCGGCGTACATCGATCCGCGCAAGAAGCAGAACGGCACGTTCCAGACCTTCATGCGCGAGACCGGCATCGACGTCACCTACAACGATGACGTCAACGACAACACCGATTTCTACGCCAAGATCAAGAACCAGTTGAGTTCGTGCCAGCCGGTCGGCCGCGACATCATGATCGTCACCGACTGGATGGCCGCGCGCCTGATCGACCTGGGCTGGATCCAGCCGCTGGACCTGTCGAAACTGCCCAATGTCACGGCCAACCTGCTGCCGACGCTGAAAGGCAAGGCTTGGGATCCCCAGGACAACCACCACGTACCGTGGCAGAGCGGGTTCACCGGAATCGCCTACAACTCCAAGGTCACCGGTGAGGTGAGCAGTTTCGCCGAACTCCTCGATCGCAAGGACCTCAAGGGCAAGGTCACGTTGCTCACGGAGATGCGCGACACGATGGCGTTCGTACTCAAGGTGATCGGCGCGGACCCGGAGAAGTTCAACGACGACGAGTGGAAACAGGCCATCGAGCGGCTGGAGAAGGCGGTCAAGGACGGTCAGGTCCGGGCGTTCAACGGCAACGACTACCTCAACGACCTGGCGTCGGGCAACACGGCAGCATGCGAGGCCTGGTCGGGTGACGTCATCGTCACCCAACTGGAGAACCCCGACATCAAGTGGGTGCCGATGCCCGAGGAGGGCCTGTCGTTCTGGTCCGACAACATGATGATCCCCAACATGGCCAGTCACCAGGCTAACGCCGAGAAGTGGATGAACTTCTATTACGAGCCTGAGATCGCCGCGAAACTGGCGGCCTGGAACTACTACATCTCCCCGGTCGAGGGTGCCTTGGAATACATGAAGAAGATCGATCCTGAGGCGGCCGAGAGTCCGCTGATCTTCCCCGACAAGGAGGTCTTGGCTAACACCTTCGACTTCATGGCACTCGACGACCGACAGACCACTGAGTACGAGAGGGACTGGGCCAATGTCCAAGGCGGCTGA